Proteins encoded together in one Caballeronia sp. NK8 window:
- a CDS encoding ABC transporter permease: MPPAETKRESLAVSIAKSRELTLFIVLLVLIGATAAVKPDFLNLQNLRDVLLNVSIIGLLTAGMTIVMLMRHIDLSVASVVGVSAYAVGSLFVMFPQMPVLVAMFAGIGVGLAIGAVNGALVTFGRVPSLVATLSTLYIVRGADYAWVHGGQINATSLPDAFASIATGSLLGVPNLVLIALVVLIALSVYLKQYRGGREHYAIGSNPEAARLAGIRVDRRVMIGFLLSGAIAGLAGVLWLARFGTVDASTAKGIELQVVAAAVVGSVAITGGVGTIAGATLGALVLGVINIALVVLRVSPFWQQAIQGALIVAAIALDTLLARSVARRMMRKRDHG, translated from the coding sequence ATGCCGCCTGCCGAAACGAAACGCGAAAGCCTCGCGGTCTCGATCGCGAAGAGCCGCGAGCTGACGCTCTTCATCGTGCTGCTCGTGCTGATCGGCGCGACGGCGGCGGTCAAGCCCGACTTCCTCAATCTGCAGAATCTGCGCGACGTGCTGCTCAATGTATCGATCATCGGTCTGCTGACGGCGGGCATGACGATCGTGATGCTGATGCGGCATATCGATCTGTCCGTGGCGTCGGTGGTCGGCGTATCGGCGTATGCGGTCGGCAGCCTCTTCGTGATGTTTCCGCAGATGCCGGTGCTCGTCGCGATGTTCGCGGGCATCGGCGTCGGGCTGGCGATCGGCGCGGTGAACGGCGCGCTCGTCACGTTCGGGCGCGTGCCTTCGCTCGTCGCCACGCTTTCGACGCTTTATATCGTGCGCGGCGCGGACTACGCGTGGGTTCACGGCGGTCAGATCAACGCAACGAGTCTGCCCGATGCGTTCGCCTCCATCGCGACGGGCTCGCTCCTCGGCGTGCCGAATCTCGTGTTGATCGCGCTGGTGGTGCTGATCGCGTTGTCGGTGTATCTGAAGCAGTATCGCGGCGGGCGCGAGCATTATGCGATCGGCTCGAATCCCGAAGCCGCGCGGCTCGCGGGCATCCGCGTGGACCGGCGCGTGATGATCGGCTTTCTGCTCTCGGGCGCGATCGCGGGGCTCGCGGGCGTGCTGTGGCTCGCGCGCTTCGGCACCGTCGATGCCAGTACGGCGAAGGGCATCGAGTTGCAGGTGGTCGCGGCGGCGGTGGTCGGCAGCGTCGCGATCACGGGCGGCGTTGGCACGATCGCGGGCGCGACACTCGGCGCGCTCGTGCTCGGCGTCATCAACATCGCCCTCGTTGTGTTGCGCGTGTCGCCGTTCTGGCAGCAGGCGATTCAAGGCGCGCTGATCGTTGCGGCGATCGCGCTCGATACGTTGCTGGCGCGTTCCGTCGCGCGCCGCATGATGAGGAAACGCGATCATGGCTAA
- a CDS encoding LLM class flavin-dependent oxidoreductase produces MIPFSLLDLSPVPLGSTPAAAFAHSLDLAQHAERWGYQRYWLAEHHNMTGIASAATAVVIGHIAAGTSTIRVGSGGIMLPNHAPLVIAEQFGTLASLFPGRIDLGLGRAPGTDQTTARALRRDLHGSAESFPDDVVELQRYFADPVEGQRVRAVPGAGLHVPIWLLGSSLFSAQLAAALGLPFAFASHFAPDYLLSALEVYRAQFRPSATLQKPYAMVGVNVFAADTVDEARFLFTSLQQQFINLRRGTPGQLPPPVESIAWNDAERAGVEHSLACSVVGAPADVEAGLRSVIAQTQADELIVTAQIFDHRARLRSFEIASQARDAIGAGV; encoded by the coding sequence ATGATCCCCTTCTCGCTACTCGACCTTTCTCCGGTTCCGCTCGGCTCGACGCCGGCCGCCGCCTTCGCCCATTCACTCGATCTCGCGCAACACGCCGAGCGCTGGGGTTATCAGCGCTACTGGCTCGCCGAGCATCACAACATGACCGGAATCGCCAGTGCGGCGACGGCCGTCGTGATCGGCCATATCGCGGCGGGCACGAGCACGATCCGCGTCGGCTCGGGCGGCATCATGCTGCCGAATCACGCGCCGCTCGTGATCGCGGAGCAGTTCGGCACGCTCGCCTCGCTGTTCCCGGGCCGGATCGATCTCGGCCTCGGACGCGCGCCCGGCACCGATCAGACCACGGCGCGCGCACTGCGCCGCGACCTGCACGGCAGCGCCGAATCCTTTCCCGACGATGTCGTCGAACTGCAACGTTATTTCGCCGATCCGGTCGAAGGCCAGCGCGTGCGCGCGGTGCCCGGCGCGGGCCTGCATGTGCCGATCTGGCTGCTCGGCTCGTCGCTCTTTTCCGCGCAGCTCGCGGCGGCGCTCGGGCTGCCGTTCGCGTTCGCGTCCCATTTCGCGCCGGATTATCTGCTGAGCGCGCTGGAGGTCTATCGCGCGCAGTTCCGCCCGTCGGCGACGCTGCAAAAGCCCTACGCGATGGTCGGCGTCAATGTCTTCGCCGCCGATACCGTCGATGAAGCGCGCTTTCTCTTCACGTCGCTGCAGCAGCAGTTCATCAATCTGCGTCGCGGCACGCCCGGCCAGTTGCCGCCCCCAGTCGAATCGATTGCGTGGAACGACGCCGAACGCGCGGGCGTCGAGCATTCGCTCGCGTGCTCCGTCGTCGGCGCGCCAGCCGATGTCGAAGCCGGACTGCGCTCCGTGATCGCCCAGACCCAGGCCGATGAACTCATCGTCACGGCGCAGATCTTCGATCACCGGGCGCGCCTGCGTTCGTTCGAGATCGCAAGCCAGGCCCGCGACGCGATCGGCGCTGGCGTCTGA
- a CDS encoding beta-xylosidase — MSIHRHQHARSSRQPWGALANALVASLIATFSTYGVAQITNDGGSGRNEGRQSDSTSRAEPSGATVHESHKPQSKDAAKGRAATAGKGQKADGSGGFGDGLYGTGAGSNK, encoded by the coding sequence ATGTCCATTCATCGTCACCAGCACGCGCGCAGCTCGCGCCAGCCCTGGGGCGCGCTTGCGAATGCGCTCGTCGCCAGCCTCATCGCCACGTTCAGCACATACGGTGTCGCGCAGATCACCAACGACGGCGGCTCCGGGCGCAATGAAGGCCGTCAGTCGGATTCGACATCGCGCGCCGAGCCGTCCGGCGCTACGGTGCACGAATCGCACAAGCCGCAATCGAAGGATGCCGCGAAGGGCCGCGCCGCGACCGCAGGCAAAGGCCAGAAGGCCGACGGCAGCGGCGGCTTCGGCGATGGCCTCTACGGAACGGGCGCGGGCAGCAACAAGTGA
- a CDS encoding copper-binding protein, translating into MILSTTKRVHRSISLVATCAALSLTAIGSARAQDDASAPMARGAAAIAEIQARVVGIDPVTNSVSLQGPQGRVAEVAVNPEIGDVKKLQLGDIVNIQYRSALLVRATKVKSDGIRQRIDTEAAIPASGGVMAQARVVEVIGTIERVDAKKRRVTLRGPSRTVTLDVAPDVSLAGLKAGDTVQAQFESATAVQVLRSGQAVK; encoded by the coding sequence ATGATTCTTTCGACAACCAAGCGGGTGCATCGCTCGATCAGCCTCGTCGCGACGTGCGCGGCGCTTTCCCTCACTGCAATCGGCAGCGCGCGGGCTCAGGACGACGCGTCGGCGCCGATGGCGCGCGGCGCGGCGGCCATCGCGGAAATCCAGGCGCGTGTCGTCGGCATCGATCCGGTGACCAACAGCGTGTCGTTGCAGGGGCCGCAGGGGCGTGTCGCCGAAGTGGCGGTCAATCCGGAAATCGGCGATGTCAAGAAGCTGCAGCTCGGCGATATCGTCAACATCCAGTACCGCAGCGCGCTGCTCGTCCGGGCGACCAAAGTCAAATCGGATGGCATACGCCAGCGTATCGATACGGAGGCGGCGATCCCGGCGTCGGGCGGCGTGATGGCGCAGGCGCGGGTCGTCGAAGTGATCGGAACGATCGAGCGTGTCGATGCGAAGAAGCGTCGCGTTACCTTGCGCGGTCCGAGCCGCACGGTGACGCTCGATGTGGCGCCGGATGTGTCGCTCGCGGGGCTTAAGGCTGGCGATACGGTGCAGGCGCAGTTCGAGTCGGCGACGGCGGTGCAGGTGTTGAGGAGTGGGCAGGCGGTGAAGTGA
- a CDS encoding fatty acid desaturase has protein sequence MPRYLDDAQRHELQNERNTWRWRCEWPTWAVIVAVYGGWFGVALNARTLGLAPTIALLALLSCWYMSLQHELIHGHPTRWPLVNMLIGLAPLAVWFPYAVYRESHLRHHDDEHLTEPGRDPESYYVTSAQWANAGPVLRAALAARNTFVGRMLIGPWFSIAASWREAAQAVVERRWRIVASWAVHLGTLVLLASWLEAKCGIPWRAFVFGVGYASLALASVRSFQEHRAAGHERERTVVNEAAWPWRLLFLNNNFHAVHHDLPGVPWFALGQIYTRRRDAYRASNGGFVVRGYGEWARRHAFAQAAEPVHPAAAGTSFVPAGRASDTASLAG, from the coding sequence ATGCCCCGCTATCTCGACGACGCGCAACGCCACGAACTCCAGAACGAACGCAACACATGGCGCTGGCGCTGCGAATGGCCGACCTGGGCGGTCATCGTCGCGGTCTACGGCGGCTGGTTCGGCGTCGCGTTGAACGCGCGCACGCTCGGCCTCGCTCCGACCATCGCGCTGCTCGCGCTGCTGTCGTGCTGGTATATGTCGCTCCAGCACGAACTGATTCACGGGCATCCGACGCGCTGGCCGCTGGTCAACATGCTCATCGGGCTCGCCCCGCTCGCGGTGTGGTTTCCGTACGCGGTGTATCGCGAGTCGCATCTGCGTCATCACGACGACGAACATCTGACCGAGCCTGGCCGCGATCCCGAAAGCTATTACGTGACGTCCGCACAGTGGGCGAACGCGGGCCCCGTATTGCGCGCCGCGCTCGCCGCACGCAATACGTTCGTCGGGCGCATGCTCATCGGTCCGTGGTTCTCGATCGCGGCGTCGTGGCGTGAGGCGGCGCAGGCCGTCGTCGAGCGGCGCTGGCGCATCGTCGCGAGCTGGGCCGTGCATCTCGGAACGCTCGTGCTGCTCGCAAGCTGGCTCGAAGCGAAATGCGGCATTCCGTGGCGCGCGTTCGTGTTCGGCGTCGGTTACGCGTCGCTCGCGCTGGCGTCGGTGCGCTCGTTCCAGGAGCATCGCGCGGCGGGACACGAGCGCGAACGCACGGTCGTCAACGAAGCTGCGTGGCCGTGGCGTCTGCTTTTTCTCAACAATAACTTTCACGCGGTGCATCACGATCTGCCCGGCGTGCCGTGGTTCGCGCTCGGACAGATCTACACGCGCCGGCGCGACGCCTATCGCGCGAGCAACGGCGGCTTCGTCGTGCGCGGCTATGGCGAATGGGCGCGTCGTCACGCGTTCGCGCAGGCCGCCGAGCCGGTGCATCCGGCCGCTGCGGGGACATCGTTCGTTCCGGCTGGCCGCGCTAGCGATACCGCCAGTCTCGCGGGCTGA
- a CDS encoding DUF3592 domain-containing protein — protein MKLDKSRINWLSVVIGVSISLFQLQFLPSTLEFVRNSQVTSGEVINPSSGHHPEVTFRSVNGQAVIFSGSSLFIVDAGDRVEVRYVPGDERHARLNQIFSIWGVHIILTAVGLGFVLAGIGGQLFRGMR, from the coding sequence ATGAAGCTCGACAAGAGCAGAATAAATTGGTTGTCGGTGGTCATCGGTGTGAGCATTTCACTGTTCCAACTCCAATTTCTGCCTTCCACTCTCGAATTTGTCAGAAATTCACAAGTCACTTCGGGTGAAGTCATCAATCCCAGTTCGGGCCATCATCCTGAAGTGACGTTCAGGTCCGTGAACGGCCAAGCAGTCATATTCTCTGGCAGCAGCTTGTTCATCGTCGACGCAGGTGATCGAGTAGAAGTCCGATATGTACCAGGAGACGAACGGCACGCACGTTTGAATCAAATTTTTAGTATCTGGGGTGTTCATATCATTTTGACTGCGGTCGGACTTGGGTTTGTGCTGGCAGGAATAGGTGGACAGTTATTTCGTGGCATGCGATAA
- a CDS encoding H-NS family nucleoid-associated regulatory protein, whose amino-acid sequence MDERKRDSIIAYLRSRMAEFGITERALAEALAEAPPVVAPPPSFTRTNGAHGASKTKRPMPQLPLVPQSAAGAAPIFRNASGDTWDGLGDMPEWLKRAVHAGQDIEFYRV is encoded by the coding sequence GTGGACGAAAGAAAGCGAGACAGCATCATTGCGTATTTGCGCAGCCGAATGGCTGAGTTCGGCATTACCGAGAGAGCGTTGGCCGAAGCATTGGCCGAAGCGCCGCCGGTGGTGGCACCACCGCCGTCCTTCACCAGGACCAACGGGGCTCATGGCGCGTCGAAGACCAAGCGGCCGATGCCGCAATTGCCGTTAGTGCCGCAATCGGCCGCCGGCGCAGCGCCGATATTCCGCAACGCCAGTGGCGACACGTGGGACGGCCTCGGCGACATGCCCGAGTGGCTCAAGCGCGCGGTGCACGCCGGACAGGACATCGAGTTCTATCGGGTCTGA
- a CDS encoding type VI secretion system tube protein Hcp has product MSNIWLKMPGIAGDSMDHGHEGKIDVLSYRWGLSKVERNPTGKATAIQNLTIVHVACAFSSSLIGFTASNKVTDKAVFSWRKPDAQAIPGGQGKAISRHTS; this is encoded by the coding sequence ATGTCAAATATCTGGCTGAAGATGCCGGGCATCGCCGGTGATTCGATGGACCACGGACACGAGGGAAAAATCGACGTACTAAGCTACCGATGGGGTCTGTCAAAGGTCGAGCGAAACCCAACAGGCAAGGCGACTGCGATTCAGAACTTGACCATCGTACATGTCGCGTGTGCTTTCTCATCGAGTCTGATCGGCTTCACGGCCTCGAACAAGGTCACTGATAAAGCAGTGTTCTCGTGGCGTAAGCCTGATGCGCAGGCCATTCCAGGCGGACAGGGAAAAGCTATTTCCCGCCATACTTCCTGA
- a CDS encoding HoxN/HupN/NixA family nickel/cobalt transporter — protein sequence MSEPLEPACTSHPVRRALPRKSAHLIAGLIAFNVLAWLWALIAFRHYPLLLGTSLLAYSLGLRHAVDADHIAAIDNVTRKLMQEGKRPIFVGFFFSLGHSTIVVAATALIAATAMAVQGRFAEFREIGGIIGTSVSSLFLFAIAAMNLFVLRGVWRAFRRVRRGETCRDEDIDMLAVGGGPLARLARPLFRLIGRSWHMYPLGFLFGLGFDTATEIGLMGIAAAEAARGMPVWSILVFPVLFTAGMSLIDTADSLLMAGAYGWAFMKPIRKLYYNLTVTLVSVLIAVLVGGIEALGLIADRLQLKGGLWDVAASLSEHFGMLGYGIVAIFVACWLVSALIYKWRGYDAADGTIAR from the coding sequence ATGTCTGAACCGCTCGAGCCCGCCTGCACGTCGCATCCGGTGCGCCGCGCACTGCCGCGCAAATCCGCGCATCTCATCGCCGGGCTGATCGCCTTCAACGTGCTCGCCTGGCTCTGGGCGCTGATCGCGTTCCGGCACTATCCGCTGTTGCTCGGCACGTCTCTCCTCGCGTATTCGCTCGGGCTGCGCCATGCCGTCGATGCCGATCACATCGCCGCCATCGACAACGTCACGCGCAAGCTGATGCAGGAAGGCAAGCGGCCGATTTTCGTCGGTTTTTTCTTTTCGCTCGGGCATTCGACGATCGTCGTCGCGGCCACCGCGCTGATCGCCGCGACCGCGATGGCCGTGCAGGGCCGTTTCGCCGAATTTCGCGAGATCGGCGGGATCATCGGCACGTCGGTGTCGTCGCTTTTTCTGTTCGCCATCGCGGCGATGAACCTCTTCGTGCTGCGCGGCGTCTGGCGCGCATTCCGGCGCGTGCGCCGCGGCGAGACGTGCCGTGACGAAGACATCGACATGCTCGCGGTCGGCGGCGGTCCGCTCGCGCGGCTCGCACGGCCACTTTTCAGGCTAATCGGCAGGAGCTGGCACATGTATCCGCTCGGCTTCCTGTTCGGCCTCGGCTTCGACACGGCCACCGAAATCGGCCTGATGGGCATCGCGGCGGCCGAAGCGGCGCGCGGCATGCCGGTGTGGTCGATTCTCGTGTTCCCGGTCCTGTTCACGGCGGGCATGTCGCTCATCGACACCGCCGACAGCTTGCTGATGGCGGGCGCGTACGGCTGGGCGTTCATGAAGCCGATCCGCAAGCTGTATTACAACCTCACGGTCACGCTGGTGTCGGTGCTGATCGCGGTGCTGGTCGGTGGCATCGAGGCGCTCGGTCTGATCGCGGACCGGCTGCAACTGAAAGGCGGACTGTGGGATGTGGCCGCGTCGCTCTCCGAGCACTTCGGCATGCTCGGTTACGGGATCGTCGCGATTTTCGTCGCCTGCTGGCTCGTTTCCGCGCTCATTTACAAATGGCGAGGATATGACGCTGCGGACGGCACCATCGCACGCTAG
- a CDS encoding ABC transporter permease encodes MAKPDSALATTRRRHLQWEAMLAIVLVVSLVAGRVLSPLFLSAANISNMLADFTEIALIALPMTLVIVAAEIDLSVASVLGASSALMGVLWHMGLPMPLVIVLVLLFGTLAGLLNGLVIVRFSLPSLAVTIGTLALFRGLAYVLLGDQAIADFPASYTAFGIDTIANTFLPMPFVLVIAGAIIFTVLLQATPFGRSLFAIGANPVAAQFSGIDVAKTKLKLFMMSGAMAALAGIVYTLRFTSARGDNGEGFELSVIAAVLFGGVSIFGGRGSMIGVLLSLVIIGVLRNALTLADVSSETLTIVTGALLLSSVLIPNLVARWRAAREKRLMAQAL; translated from the coding sequence ATGGCTAAACCCGATTCCGCACTCGCCACCACCAGACGCCGCCACCTGCAATGGGAAGCGATGCTCGCGATCGTGCTGGTTGTCTCGCTGGTCGCGGGGCGCGTGCTGTCGCCGCTCTTTCTGTCGGCGGCGAATATCTCGAACATGCTCGCGGACTTCACCGAAATCGCGCTGATCGCGCTGCCGATGACGCTCGTCATCGTCGCGGCGGAGATCGATCTATCGGTGGCGTCGGTGCTGGGCGCGTCCAGCGCGCTGATGGGCGTGCTGTGGCACATGGGCCTGCCGATGCCGCTCGTGATCGTCCTCGTGCTTCTGTTCGGCACGCTCGCGGGCCTGCTCAACGGCCTCGTGATCGTGCGTTTCAGTCTGCCGTCGCTCGCGGTGACGATCGGCACGCTCGCGCTCTTTCGCGGTCTCGCGTACGTGCTGCTCGGCGATCAGGCCATCGCGGATTTTCCGGCGTCGTACACGGCCTTCGGCATCGACACGATCGCGAATACCTTCCTGCCGATGCCCTTCGTCCTGGTGATTGCGGGCGCCATTATCTTCACGGTGCTGTTGCAGGCGACACCTTTCGGGCGCAGCCTCTTTGCGATCGGCGCGAATCCAGTGGCCGCGCAGTTCTCCGGCATCGACGTCGCGAAGACGAAGCTGAAGCTCTTCATGATGTCGGGCGCGATGGCTGCGCTCGCGGGCATCGTCTATACGCTGCGCTTCACGAGCGCGCGCGGCGACAACGGCGAGGGCTTCGAGCTTTCCGTGATCGCGGCGGTGCTGTTCGGCGGCGTGAGCATCTTCGGCGGGCGCGGCTCGATGATCGGCGTGCTGTTGTCGCTCGTGATCATCGGCGTGCTGCGCAATGCGCTGACGCTCGCGGACGTATCGAGCGAAACGCTCACGATCGTGACGGGCGCGCTGCTGCTCTCGTCGGTGTTGATCCCGAATCTCGTCGCGCGCTGGCGGGCGGCGCGCGAAAAGCGTCTGATGGCGCAGGCGCTTTGA
- the rhaS gene encoding rhamnose ABC transporter substrate-binding protein — protein MNKPIRFLRGPALAAAFLAATVALSASAADIKSGLKIAFLPKQINNPYEVIADDGGMAAIKEMKGDGKVVGPSDAGASSQVSYINTLITQRQNAIVIAANDANAVVPYLKKAMSQGIKVVTFDSDTAPDGRQIFVNQADSEAIGRGQIQLLSKLIGGEGEFAILSATPNATNQNTWIKWMQEELKKPEYSKMKLVKIAYGNDDDQKSFVETQGLLQAYPNLKGIVAPTSVGIAAAARYISSSPAKGKVVVTGLGTPNQMRAFVKNGTVKAFQLWDPGQLGYLAAFAAANLASGTITGKEGDSFDAGKLGKRTVGKSGEVILGPPTTFDAANIDNFNF, from the coding sequence ATGAACAAGCCCATTCGATTCCTGCGCGGCCCGGCGCTGGCGGCGGCCTTTCTCGCCGCGACCGTCGCGCTCTCCGCAAGCGCCGCCGACATCAAGAGCGGCCTGAAGATCGCCTTTCTGCCGAAGCAGATCAATAACCCCTACGAGGTGATCGCCGACGACGGCGGCATGGCCGCCATCAAGGAGATGAAGGGCGACGGCAAGGTCGTGGGACCGTCGGACGCGGGCGCGTCGTCGCAGGTGAGTTATATCAACACGCTCATCACGCAGCGGCAGAACGCGATCGTGATCGCGGCCAACGATGCGAACGCGGTCGTGCCGTATCTGAAGAAGGCGATGTCGCAGGGCATCAAGGTCGTGACCTTCGATTCCGACACGGCGCCGGATGGCCGGCAGATCTTCGTGAATCAGGCCGATTCCGAGGCGATCGGGCGCGGGCAGATTCAATTGTTGTCGAAGCTGATCGGCGGCGAGGGCGAGTTCGCGATTCTCTCGGCGACGCCCAACGCGACCAATCAGAACACCTGGATCAAGTGGATGCAGGAGGAACTCAAGAAGCCCGAGTATTCGAAGATGAAGCTCGTGAAGATCGCCTACGGCAATGACGACGATCAGAAGTCGTTCGTCGAGACGCAGGGGCTGTTGCAGGCGTATCCGAACCTGAAGGGCATCGTTGCGCCGACGTCGGTCGGGATCGCGGCGGCGGCGCGTTATATCTCGAGTTCGCCGGCGAAGGGCAAGGTCGTGGTGACGGGTCTGGGCACGCCGAACCAGATGCGCGCGTTCGTGAAGAACGGTACTGTCAAGGCGTTCCAGTTGTGGGATCCGGGTCAGTTGGGTTATCTCGCGGCGTTCGCGGCGGCCAATCTCGCGTCGGGTACGATCACGGGCAAGGAAGGCGATTCGTTCGATGCGGGGAAACTGGGCAAGCGGACGGTGGGCAAGAGCGGGGAAGTGATTCTCGGGCCGCCGACGACTTTTGATGCGGCGAATATCGATAACTTCAATTTTTGA
- a CDS encoding helix-turn-helix domain-containing protein — translation MLSRPETLPSVVRRMTAGRMLLEGVPVETVAEQLHLSVQTVRRYKALVSEGGLDALAKMGVGGRASVLDREALDWIAAALQGSAREHGFESDTWTNARLREVIERRYGVRYSRVYIWQIATNLGLGHLLSKSRR, via the coding sequence ATGCTTTCCCGCCCCGAGACACTGCCGAGCGTCGTGCGACGAATGACGGCTGGCCGCATGCTGCTGGAAGGCGTGCCGGTCGAAACGGTCGCCGAGCAGTTGCACCTGTCCGTGCAGACCGTGCGGCGCTACAAGGCGCTCGTCTCCGAGGGCGGTCTCGACGCACTCGCGAAGATGGGCGTCGGCGGGCGCGCGTCGGTGCTCGATCGGGAGGCGCTCGACTGGATCGCCGCTGCGTTGCAGGGATCGGCGCGCGAGCACGGCTTCGAGAGCGACACATGGACTAATGCGCGCCTGCGCGAGGTGATCGAGCGGCGCTACGGCGTGCGTTACTCGCGCGTCTATATCTGGCAGATCGCGACCAATCTCGGGCTCGGTCATCTGCTTTCGAAGTCGCGTCGATGA
- a CDS encoding formate/nitrite transporter family protein has product MNEPHAAAPDKGNSAGADSPHLDSAEQEQAAEHSAPHPLVIHEIVREEGEVAMERTFAALMWSALAAGLSMGFSFLVQGILESSLPDTAWRGLVSSLGYTVGFVFAILARQQLFTESTLTAVLPVLTRRDVATLLKALRLWAIVLFFNLVGTAIFAAMLQIRGVFSPEVSESLATLAKTPLSAEFGVTVVRGVFSGWLIALMVWLLPSARSGRLLTILIVTYTVAVSELTHVVAGSVEAAYAVMIDAASLSDYFLVFLVPTFIGNVIGGVSLVAIVNHAAIAPEIMDLPHKRDD; this is encoded by the coding sequence ATGAACGAGCCGCACGCCGCGGCCCCCGACAAGGGGAATTCCGCCGGAGCGGACTCTCCGCACCTGGATAGCGCCGAACAGGAGCAGGCCGCCGAACATTCCGCGCCGCATCCGCTCGTGATTCATGAAATCGTGCGGGAGGAGGGCGAAGTCGCCATGGAGCGCACCTTCGCCGCGCTGATGTGGTCAGCGCTCGCCGCGGGCCTCTCAATGGGCTTCTCGTTCCTGGTCCAGGGGATCCTCGAAAGCTCCTTGCCCGACACCGCCTGGCGCGGGCTGGTTTCGAGCCTCGGCTACACCGTCGGCTTCGTGTTCGCGATCCTTGCCCGCCAGCAGCTTTTCACCGAAAGCACGTTGACGGCGGTGCTGCCCGTGCTTACACGGCGCGACGTCGCAACTTTGCTGAAGGCGCTGCGTCTGTGGGCGATCGTGCTGTTCTTCAACCTGGTCGGCACGGCGATCTTCGCGGCCATGTTGCAGATTCGCGGCGTGTTCTCGCCGGAAGTGAGCGAGTCGCTCGCCACGCTCGCGAAGACGCCGCTCTCCGCCGAGTTTGGCGTGACTGTCGTGCGCGGGGTGTTCTCCGGCTGGCTCATCGCGCTGATGGTGTGGCTGCTGCCGAGCGCGCGCTCCGGGCGTCTGCTGACGATCCTGATCGTGACTTACACCGTCGCCGTGAGCGAGCTCACACATGTGGTCGCCGGATCGGTCGAGGCGGCGTACGCGGTGATGATCGACGCCGCCAGCCTCTCGGACTATTTCCTGGTATTCCTCGTGCCGACGTTCATCGGCAACGTGATCGGGGGCGTGTCGCTGGTCGCAATCGTCAATCATGCGGCGATCGCGCCGGAGATCATGGACTTGCCGCATAAACGCGACGACTGA
- a CDS encoding phosphate/phosphite/phosphonate ABC transporter substrate-binding protein yields MRWLAALPMYNVTPALAADWRTLLARVHDRLADWLKAPGDTLAIVDPGEDLTAFWLRDDVLLTQTCGYPLVHALAQRVRLVAAPDFDVPGCDGGTYRSVIVAGEHVAAQSIEACRGLRAAYNDDDSNSGMNLLRHAVAPFAQSGRFFGSVTKTGAHLASLRALAEQRADVAAIDCVTFSFVQSQLPELAARVHVIGMTASAGALPFIASTRVPQDATDTIFHALADALRQDDALARRLRLKGVVRRTQADYAPILDYERDAIARGYPQLA; encoded by the coding sequence ATGCGCTGGCTCGCCGCCCTGCCGATGTACAACGTCACACCCGCGCTCGCGGCCGACTGGCGCACGCTGCTCGCGCGCGTCCACGATCGTCTCGCGGACTGGCTGAAGGCGCCCGGCGATACGCTCGCGATCGTCGATCCGGGTGAGGATCTCACCGCGTTCTGGCTGCGTGACGACGTCCTGCTCACGCAGACCTGCGGCTATCCGCTCGTCCATGCGCTCGCGCAGCGCGTGCGCCTCGTCGCGGCGCCTGATTTCGACGTGCCCGGCTGCGACGGCGGCACGTATCGCAGCGTGATCGTCGCGGGTGAGCACGTCGCGGCGCAGTCGATCGAAGCTTGCCGCGGCCTGCGCGCCGCCTATAACGACGACGACTCCAACAGCGGCATGAACCTCTTGCGGCACGCGGTGGCCCCGTTCGCGCAAAGCGGACGGTTTTTCGGCTCGGTGACGAAAACCGGCGCGCATCTCGCGTCGCTGCGCGCGCTGGCCGAACAACGGGCCGACGTCGCCGCGATCGATTGCGTCACGTTCTCATTCGTGCAATCGCAGCTACCGGAACTCGCGGCGCGCGTGCACGTGATCGGCATGACTGCGAGCGCGGGGGCGCTGCCGTTCATCGCGTCGACACGCGTGCCGCAGGACGCTACCGATACAATTTTTCACGCACTCGCCGATGCGCTCCGTCAGGACGACGCGCTCGCCCGGCGGCTCCGGCTCAAAGGCGTCGTGAGGCGCACCCAGGCGGACTACGCGCCGATCCTCGACTACGAACGCGACGCCATCGCGCGGGGTTATCCGCAGCTTGCCTGA